Proteins encoded in a region of the Pseudomonas shahriarae genome:
- the cobW gene encoding cobalamin biosynthesis protein CobW, translated as MKTLAKLPVTIVTGFLGSGKTTLLRHMLDNAQGRRIAVIVNEFGELGIDGEILKQCSIGCTEEEASGRVYELANGCLCCTVQEEFFPVMRELVARRGDLDHILIETSGLALPKPLVQAFQWPEIRSACTVDAVITVVDSPAVAAGTFAAFPDQVDAQRKLDPNLDHESPLHELFADQLASADLVILNKTDLISPEDLARVRLEVAEELPPAVKIVEASSGRLPLDVLIGLGAGSEEHIDGRHSHHDHHHEGEDDHDHDAFDSISIDLPQADEALLLDALTQLVVQHGILRVKGFAAIPNKPMRLLIQGVGTRFDKHFDRAWGADEARITRLVLIGQDLDAAGLEAQLRAALSV; from the coding sequence ATGAAAACACTGGCCAAACTCCCCGTCACTATCGTCACCGGCTTTCTCGGCTCGGGCAAAACCACCTTGCTGCGGCACATGCTGGACAACGCCCAGGGTCGGCGCATTGCTGTGATCGTCAACGAATTCGGCGAACTGGGTATCGACGGCGAGATCCTCAAGCAGTGCTCCATCGGTTGCACCGAAGAAGAAGCCAGCGGGCGCGTGTATGAACTGGCCAACGGCTGCCTGTGCTGCACCGTACAGGAAGAGTTCTTCCCGGTGATGCGCGAGCTGGTGGCCCGTCGTGGCGACCTCGACCATATCCTCATCGAAACCTCTGGCCTGGCGCTGCCCAAACCCCTGGTGCAGGCCTTCCAGTGGCCGGAAATCCGCAGCGCCTGCACGGTTGACGCAGTGATCACCGTGGTCGACAGCCCGGCCGTGGCCGCTGGCACCTTTGCCGCGTTCCCGGACCAGGTCGACGCCCAGCGCAAACTGGACCCGAACCTGGACCACGAATCGCCACTGCACGAGTTGTTCGCCGACCAACTGGCCAGCGCCGACCTGGTGATCCTCAACAAAACCGACCTGATCAGCCCTGAAGACCTGGCCCGTGTACGCCTGGAAGTCGCCGAAGAACTGCCGCCAGCAGTGAAAATCGTCGAAGCCAGCAGCGGCCGCCTGCCTCTGGATGTGCTGATTGGCCTGGGTGCCGGCTCCGAGGAGCATATCGACGGGCGCCATAGCCATCACGATCATCACCACGAAGGTGAAGATGACCACGATCACGATGCGTTTGACTCCATCTCCATCGACCTGCCACAGGCTGATGAAGCGCTGCTGCTGGACGCCCTGACGCAATTGGTGGTGCAGCACGGCATCCTGCGGGTCAAAGGCTTCGCCGCGATCCCCAACAAGCCGATGCGCCTGTTGATCCAAGGCGTGGGCACGCGCTTCGACAAGCACTTCGACCGGGCCTGGGGCGCTGACGAAGCGCGCATCACACGGTTGGTGCTGATCGGTCAGGACCTGGATGCGGCGGGCCTTGAAGCGCAATTGCGCGCCGCGCTCAGCGTTTAA
- a CDS encoding CbtB domain-containing protein: MSIISSTSHTASRSATLSQRLTAAIGASILGACLVYFAGFSHIEAVHNAAHDTRHSAAFPCH, from the coding sequence ATGTCGATCATCAGCAGCACCTCACACACCGCCAGCCGCTCCGCCACCTTGAGCCAACGCCTGACCGCCGCTATCGGCGCGTCGATCCTCGGTGCGTGCCTGGTGTATTTCGCCGGGTTCTCCCATATCGAGGCCGTGCACAACGCCGCCCACGATACGCGCCACAGCGCCGCCTTCCCGTGCCATTGA
- a CDS encoding CbtA family protein, with protein sequence MIKRIAQTAGFTGLLAALLLTLLQSFWVAPLIQQAETYENAPATTEVHEHAPGAAAHSHDAEAWEPEDGWQRVLSTTGGNLVVAVGFALMLAGLYTLRAPTRTAQGLLWGLAGYATFVLAPTLGLPPELPGTAAADLAQRQIWWIGAAASTAAGIALIVFGRNWLLKILGVAILAVPHVIGAPQPEVHSMLAPQALEAQFKIASQLTNVAFWLALGLISAWLFRRNRDDQHSA encoded by the coding sequence ATGATCAAGCGAATTGCGCAAACCGCAGGTTTCACCGGCCTGTTGGCCGCCCTGCTGCTGACCCTGCTGCAAAGTTTCTGGGTGGCTCCGCTGATTCAGCAGGCGGAAACCTACGAAAACGCCCCGGCCACGACCGAAGTGCATGAGCATGCGCCTGGTGCTGCGGCCCACAGCCACGACGCCGAGGCCTGGGAACCGGAAGACGGCTGGCAGCGCGTGCTGTCCACCACTGGCGGTAACCTGGTGGTCGCCGTAGGTTTTGCGCTGATGCTCGCCGGCCTGTACACCCTGCGCGCCCCGACCCGCACCGCCCAGGGCCTGCTCTGGGGCCTGGCCGGTTACGCCACCTTTGTGCTGGCACCGACCCTCGGCCTGCCACCGGAACTGCCCGGCACCGCTGCGGCGGACCTGGCGCAACGGCAGATCTGGTGGATCGGCGCGGCAGCCTCCACCGCCGCCGGTATCGCGCTGATTGTGTTTGGTCGCAACTGGCTGCTGAAGATCCTCGGCGTGGCGATCCTGGCGGTGCCCCATGTGATTGGCGCGCCACAGCCCGAAGTGCACTCGATGCTCGCCCCGCAGGCCCTGGAAGCGCAGTTCAAGATCGCGTCGCAGCTGACCAATGTTGCGTTCTGGCTGGCCCTGGGCCTGATCAGCGCCTGGTTGTTCCGACGCAATCGCGACGACCAGCACTCGGCATGA
- a CDS encoding cobalamin biosynthesis protein has product MTAATTAPTLVVGLGCQRGCSVAALLALFNEALAGAGIDPRHISALASIDRKQDEPGLLALAEHLRLPLQFFSAEQLAIHEAQLSHRSAVAFAHTGCHGIAESAALALAEHLAQRPARLLINRQKSPQATFALACAG; this is encoded by the coding sequence ATGACAGCAGCCACCACCGCGCCGACCCTGGTGGTCGGCCTGGGTTGTCAGCGTGGCTGCAGCGTCGCGGCGCTATTGGCGCTGTTCAATGAAGCCTTGGCTGGCGCGGGAATCGACCCTCGGCACATCAGCGCACTGGCGAGTATCGACCGTAAACAGGATGAGCCAGGGTTACTGGCCCTGGCCGAACACTTGAGGTTGCCACTGCAGTTTTTCAGTGCCGAACAGCTGGCGATCCACGAAGCGCAATTGAGCCACCGCTCTGCTGTCGCGTTTGCCCATACCGGCTGCCACGGCATCGCCGAAAGCGCCGCCCTGGCCCTGGCCGAGCACTTGGCCCAGCGCCCTGCCCGCCTGTTGATCAACCGCCAGAAAAGCCCGCAAGCCACCTTTGCATTGGCGTGCGCGGGCTGA
- the cobM gene encoding precorrin-4 C(11)-methyltransferase: MTVYFIGAGPGDPELITVKGQRLIRSCPVIIYAGSLVPAAVLEGHQAETLVNSAELHLEQIIELIKHAHEQGQDVARVHSGDPSLYGAIGEQIRHLRALGIPFQIIPGVTAVAACAALLEAELTLPDIAQSVILTRYADKTTMPAGESFDSLASHGTTMAVHLGVNHLEKIVAELLPHYGADCPIAVVHRATWPDQDWAIGTLADIVGKVAAKGFRRTALIVVGRVLASDSFSESSLYRAGHAHLYRP; the protein is encoded by the coding sequence ATGACCGTCTACTTCATCGGCGCAGGCCCCGGCGACCCGGAACTGATCACCGTCAAAGGCCAGCGGCTGATCCGCAGTTGCCCGGTAATTATCTACGCCGGCTCCCTGGTGCCGGCCGCCGTGCTTGAAGGCCATCAGGCCGAAACCCTGGTCAACAGCGCCGAACTGCACCTGGAGCAGATCATTGAGTTGATCAAGCATGCCCATGAACAGGGCCAGGACGTGGCGCGGGTGCATTCTGGCGATCCGAGCCTGTATGGCGCGATTGGCGAGCAAATCCGCCATTTGCGCGCACTGGGAATTCCCTTCCAGATCATTCCCGGCGTCACCGCCGTGGCCGCCTGTGCCGCGTTGCTGGAGGCGGAGCTGACCTTACCGGATATCGCCCAAAGCGTGATCCTGACCCGCTATGCCGATAAAACCACGATGCCTGCGGGGGAGTCCTTCGACAGCCTGGCCAGCCACGGCACTACCATGGCCGTGCATCTGGGGGTCAATCACCTGGAGAAAATCGTCGCCGAGCTGCTGCCGCATTACGGTGCAGATTGCCCGATTGCCGTGGTACACCGGGCGACCTGGCCGGATCAGGATTGGGCGATTGGCACCTTGGCGGATATTGTCGGTAAGGTGGCAGCCAAGGGGTTCAGGCGCACCGCGCTGATTGTGGTGGGTCGAGTGCTGGCCAGTGACAGCTTCAGCGAATCCTCGCTGTATCGCGCAGGGCACGCCCACCTCTACCGACCCTGA
- the nfuA gene encoding Fe-S biogenesis protein NfuA translates to MTAITITDAAHDYLADLLSKQNTPGIGIRVFITQPGTQYAETCIAYCKPGEEKPEDTALGLKSFTAYIDAFSEAFLDDAVVDYATDRMGGQLTIKAPNAKVPNVNADSPINERINYYLQTEINPGLASHGGQVSLIDVVDDGIAVLKFGGGCQGCGQADVTLREGIERTLLERIPELKGVRDVTDHTQKENAYY, encoded by the coding sequence ATGACTGCCATAACCATTACCGACGCCGCCCACGATTACCTGGCTGATCTGCTGTCCAAGCAGAACACCCCGGGTATCGGCATCCGCGTCTTTATCACCCAGCCTGGCACCCAGTACGCCGAGACGTGCATTGCCTACTGCAAGCCGGGCGAAGAAAAGCCTGAAGACACCGCCCTGGGGCTCAAGAGCTTCACCGCGTATATCGACGCCTTCAGCGAAGCCTTCCTTGACGATGCCGTGGTCGACTACGCCACTGACCGCATGGGTGGCCAACTGACCATCAAGGCGCCCAACGCCAAGGTGCCGAACGTCAATGCCGATAGCCCGATCAACGAGCGTATCAACTACTACCTGCAGACCGAGATCAATCCGGGCCTGGCCAGCCATGGCGGCCAGGTCAGCCTGATCGACGTGGTGGATGACGGTATCGCCGTGCTCAAGTTCGGTGGCGGCTGCCAGGGCTGTGGGCAGGCTGACGTGACCTTGCGTGAAGGTATTGAGCGTACGTTGCTGGAGCGGATTCCCGAGCTCAAGGGCGTCCGTGACGTGACTGACCATACGCAGAAAGAAAACGCCTACTATTAA
- a CDS encoding fatty acid cis/trans isomerase, producing MQLRLITGAALALVACLAQANGPAPALSYTRDIQPIFTEKCVACHACYDSACQLNLGSGEGAARGASKLPVYDGERSQASQPTRLFYDAFGKAAWQRHGFASVLDAQGTQAALMARMLELGHKTPLAPNAKLPEEIVLGLNRENMCPLPGEFDAYAGAHPKEGMPLAVTGLTDQQYQTLQRWLASGAPIDEQGLAPSAQEALQVQQWENLLNQPGARESLVARWLFEHLFLAHIYFEGGEPGHFFQWVRSRTPSGQPIDLINTRRPNDDPGTRVYYRLWPVQGVIVHKTHITYPFSAAKMERVKSLFYSGDWQATALPGYGPGRRANPFETFEAIPVKARYQFMLDNAEYFVRTFIRGPVCRGQIATDVIRDNFWTLFQDPDHDLYITDARYRGQATPLLAMPGQNDDVGSVLSLWLAYRDKRNEYEVLRRDNYADLPAPGWSSLWQGNDNALLSIFRHFDSASVNKGLIGEVPQTMWLFDYPLLERTYYQLAVNFDVFGNVSHQAQTRLYFDLIRNGAEQNFLRLMPADSRDGLLDDWYQNSGKVKLWLDYEAIDNDKPSGLKLDPQDPKRDFANQLLARYADLNASPDPINRCISAYCSRLGIDPQLRDVEQTLSRLTSRPAAGLKVIEQLPEATLLRIQTPSGKREVYSLLRNRAHSNVAFMLGEAYRYQPGLDTLTIYPGVLSSYPNFIFNVPAEDVPEFVEDMELARDAKRFERIVERWGIRRSHPQFWEYFHDLSQYIRETTPVEEGVLDMNRYENL from the coding sequence ATGCAACTTCGCCTCATCACCGGCGCCGCCTTGGCGCTGGTCGCCTGCCTCGCGCAGGCCAACGGACCCGCCCCGGCGCTTTCCTATACCCGCGATATTCAACCGATCTTCACCGAGAAATGCGTGGCCTGCCATGCCTGCTACGACTCCGCCTGCCAGCTCAACCTGGGCAGTGGCGAAGGTGCGGCACGCGGCGCGAGCAAGCTGCCGGTGTATGACGGCGAGCGCAGCCAGGCGTCGCAGCCGACCCGGCTGTTTTATGACGCCTTTGGCAAGGCCGCCTGGCAGCGCCACGGTTTTGCCTCGGTGCTAGATGCCCAGGGCACCCAGGCGGCGCTGATGGCGCGCATGCTGGAACTGGGTCATAAAACCCCATTGGCGCCCAATGCCAAGCTGCCCGAAGAGATTGTGCTGGGCCTGAACCGCGAGAATATGTGCCCATTGCCGGGGGAGTTCGACGCCTACGCCGGCGCGCACCCCAAGGAAGGCATGCCGTTGGCCGTCACCGGCCTGACCGATCAGCAATACCAGACCCTGCAGCGTTGGCTGGCGTCCGGTGCGCCTATTGATGAGCAGGGCCTGGCGCCGAGTGCCCAGGAAGCCTTGCAGGTACAGCAATGGGAAAACCTGCTGAACCAGCCCGGCGCCCGGGAAAGCCTGGTGGCGCGCTGGTTGTTCGAGCATCTGTTCCTCGCTCATATCTATTTCGAGGGCGGTGAGCCGGGGCATTTTTTCCAGTGGGTCCGCTCGCGTACGCCCAGCGGCCAGCCCATCGACCTGATCAACACCCGTCGTCCGAATGACGACCCTGGCACCCGCGTGTACTACCGCCTGTGGCCGGTGCAAGGGGTGATCGTGCACAAGACCCACATTACCTACCCCTTCAGCGCGGCGAAGATGGAGCGGGTCAAGTCGCTGTTCTACAGTGGCGACTGGCAAGCCACGGCGCTGCCGGGCTACGGCCCTGGCCGTCGGGCCAACCCGTTTGAAACGTTCGAGGCGATCCCGGTCAAGGCGCGCTACCAGTTCATGCTGGATAACGCCGAATACTTCGTGCGCACGTTTATTCGTGGGCCGGTGTGCCGTGGGCAGATTGCCACGGACGTAATCCGCGACAACTTCTGGACCCTGTTCCAGGACCCGGACCATGACCTGTACATCACCGATGCCCGCTATCGCGGCCAGGCCACGCCGCTGCTGGCGATGCCGGGGCAGAACGATGACGTGGGCAGTGTGTTGAGCCTGTGGCTGGCCTACCGTGACAAACGCAATGAATACGAGGTACTGCGCCGCGACAACTACGCTGATTTGCCGGCGCCGGGCTGGTCGAGCCTGTGGCAGGGCAATGACAACGCGTTGCTGAGCATCTTCCGCCACTTCGACAGCGCTTCGGTGAACAAGGGCCTGATTGGCGAAGTCCCACAGACGATGTGGCTGTTCGACTACCCGCTGCTGGAGCGCACCTATTATCAGTTGGCGGTGAATTTCGACGTGTTCGGCAATGTCTCGCACCAGGCCCAGACCCGTTTGTATTTCGACCTGATCCGCAATGGCGCCGAGCAGAACTTCCTGCGCCTGATGCCGGCGGATTCGCGCGATGGCTTGCTCGACGACTGGTACCAGAACAGCGGCAAGGTCAAGCTGTGGCTGGACTATGAAGCCATCGACAATGACAAGCCCAGCGGCCTGAAGCTGGACCCGCAGGACCCGAAACGGGACTTTGCCAACCAGTTGCTGGCCCGGTATGCCGACTTGAACGCCAGCCCGGACCCGATCAACCGTTGCATCAGTGCCTACTGCTCACGTCTGGGTATCGACCCGCAACTGCGCGACGTCGAACAAACCCTCAGCCGCCTGACCTCAAGGCCGGCGGCCGGGCTCAAGGTGATCGAGCAGTTGCCGGAAGCCACCTTGCTGCGCATCCAGACTCCGAGCGGCAAACGCGAGGTCTACAGCCTGCTGCGCAACCGCGCCCACAGCAACGTGGCCTTTATGCTCGGCGAGGCTTATCGCTATCAACCGGGCCTGGATACCCTGACGATCTATCCGGGCGTGCTCAGCAGCTACCCCAACTTCATCTTCAATGTGCCGGCCGAGGATGTGCCCGAGTTTGTCGAGGACATGGAGCTGGCCAGGGACGCTAAGCGCTTTGAACGGATTGTCGAACGCTGGGGCATTCGCCGCAGCCACCCGCAGTTCTGGGAGTACTTCCACGATTTATCGCAATACATCCGCGAAACCACTCCGGTGGAAGAGGGTGTGCTGGATATGAATCGCTACGAGAACCTGTAG
- the metH gene encoding methionine synthase yields MSDRSTRLQALHQALKERILILDGGMGTMIQSYKLEEEDYRGKRFADWPSDVKGNNDLLILSRPDVIGGIEKAYLDAGADILETNTFNATQVSQADYGMEALAYELNLEGARLARRVADAKTLETPDKPRFVAGVLGPTSRTCSLSPDVNNPGYRNVTFDELVENYTEATKGLIEGGADMILIETIFDTLNAKAAIFAVQGVYEELGVELPIMISGTITDASGRTLSGQTTEAFWNSISHAKPISVGLNCALGASELRPYLEELSNKADTYVSAHPNAGLPNEFGEYDELPAQTAKVIEEFAQSGFLNIVGGCCGTTPGHIEAIAKAVAGYAPRQIPDIPKACRLSGLEPFTIDRQSLFVNVGERTNITGSAKFARLIREDNYTEALEVALQQVEAGAQVIDINMDEGMLDSKKAMVTFLNLIAGEPDISRVPIMIDSSKWEVIEAGLKCIQGKGIVNSISMKEGVEQFIHHAKLCKRYGAAVVVMAFDEAGQADTEARKKEICKRSYDILVNEVGFPPQDIIFDPNIFAVATGIEEHNNYAVDFINACAYIRDELPYALTSGGVSNVSFSFRGNNPVREAIHSVFLLYAIRNGLTMGIVNAGQLEIYDQIPAELRDAVEDVVLNRTPEGTDALLAIADKYKGDGSVKEAETEEWRGWEVNKRLEHALVKGITTHIVEDTEESRQSFARPIEVIEGPLMSGMNIVGDLFGAGKMFLPQVVKSARVMKQAVAHLIPFIELEKGDKPEAKGKILMATVKGDVHDIGKNIVGVVLGCNGYDIVDLGVMVPAEKILQVAKEQKCDIIGLSGLITPSLDEMVHVAREMQRQDFHLPLMIGGATTSKAHTAVKIEPKYSNDAVIYVTDASRAVGVATQLLSKELKAGFVEKTRLEYIDVRERTSNRSARTERLSYAAAIAKKPQFDWSTYTPVKPTFTGAKVLDNIDLKVLAEYIDWTPFFISWDLAGKFPRILTDEVVGEAATALYADAQEMLNKLIDEKLISARAVFGFWPTNQVQEDDLEVYGDDGQPIAKLHHLRQQIIKTDGKPNFSLADFVAPKDSGVTDYIGGFITTAGIGAEEVAKAYQDAGDDYNSIMVKALADRLAEACAEWLHQQVRKDYWGYAKDEELDNEALIKEQYSGIRPAPGYPACPDHTEKAQLFQLLDPEAHEMHAGRSGVFLTEHYAMFPAAAVSGWYFAHPQAQYFAVGKIDKDQVTSYTARKDQDLAVTERWLAPNLGYDN; encoded by the coding sequence ATGTCCGATCGTAGCACTCGCCTGCAAGCCCTCCACCAAGCCCTCAAGGAACGCATCCTGATCCTCGATGGCGGCATGGGCACGATGATCCAGAGCTACAAGCTGGAGGAAGAGGACTACCGTGGCAAACGCTTCGCCGACTGGCCCAGCGACGTCAAGGGTAACAACGACCTGTTGATCCTGAGCCGCCCGGACGTGATCGGCGGGATCGAGAAAGCGTACCTGGATGCCGGTGCCGACATCCTCGAGACCAACACCTTCAACGCCACCCAAGTGTCCCAGGCCGACTACGGCATGGAGGCGCTGGCCTACGAGCTGAACCTGGAAGGCGCACGCCTGGCCCGCCGGGTCGCCGACGCCAAGACCCTGGAAACCCCGGACAAACCGCGCTTTGTCGCGGGCGTGCTGGGCCCGACCAGCCGCACCTGCTCGCTGTCGCCCGACGTGAACAACCCCGGCTACCGCAACGTCACCTTCGATGAACTGGTGGAGAACTACACCGAGGCCACCAAAGGCCTGATCGAAGGCGGCGCGGACATGATCCTCATCGAAACCATCTTCGACACCCTCAACGCCAAGGCTGCGATCTTTGCCGTGCAAGGCGTGTACGAAGAACTGGGTGTGGAACTGCCGATCATGATTTCCGGGACCATCACCGACGCCTCCGGCCGCACGCTGTCGGGCCAGACCACCGAGGCGTTCTGGAACTCCATCAGCCACGCCAAGCCGATTTCCGTGGGCTTGAACTGCGCCCTGGGCGCCAGCGAGTTGCGGCCGTACCTGGAAGAACTGTCGAACAAGGCCGACACCTACGTGTCCGCCCACCCCAACGCCGGCCTGCCCAACGAGTTCGGCGAGTACGACGAGCTACCAGCGCAAACCGCCAAGGTCATCGAAGAATTCGCCCAGAGCGGCTTCCTCAATATCGTCGGCGGTTGCTGCGGCACCACGCCGGGCCATATCGAGGCCATCGCCAAGGCCGTGGCCGGCTACGCGCCGCGCCAGATCCCGGACATTCCCAAGGCCTGCCGCCTGTCGGGCCTGGAGCCTTTCACCATTGATCGCCAGTCGTTGTTCGTCAACGTCGGCGAACGTACGAACATCACCGGTTCCGCCAAATTCGCCCGGCTGATCCGCGAGGACAACTACACCGAAGCCCTGGAAGTCGCCCTGCAGCAGGTGGAAGCCGGCGCCCAGGTGATCGACATCAACATGGACGAGGGCATGCTCGATTCGAAGAAGGCCATGGTGACCTTCCTCAATCTGATTGCCGGCGAGCCGGACATCTCCCGTGTACCGATCATGATCGACTCCTCCAAGTGGGAAGTGATCGAAGCCGGCCTCAAATGCATCCAGGGCAAGGGCATCGTCAACTCCATCAGCATGAAGGAAGGTGTCGAGCAGTTCATTCATCACGCCAAACTGTGCAAGCGCTACGGCGCGGCGGTGGTGGTGATGGCGTTCGATGAAGCCGGCCAGGCCGACACCGAGGCGCGCAAGAAAGAGATCTGCAAGCGCTCCTACGACATTCTGGTCAATGAAGTGGGCTTCCCGCCGCAAGACATCATCTTCGACCCGAACATCTTCGCCGTGGCCACCGGTATCGAAGAGCACAACAACTATGCCGTCGACTTTATCAACGCCTGTGCCTATATCCGCGATGAACTGCCGTATGCGCTGACCTCCGGTGGCGTGTCCAACGTGTCGTTCTCGTTCCGCGGCAACAACCCGGTGCGTGAGGCGATCCACTCAGTGTTCTTGCTGTATGCGATCCGCAACGGCCTGACCATGGGTATCGTCAACGCCGGCCAACTGGAGATCTACGACCAGATCCCGGCCGAGCTGCGCGACGCCGTGGAAGACGTGGTCCTCAACCGCACCCCGGAAGGCACCGACGCCCTCCTCGCCATCGCCGACAAGTACAAGGGCGACGGCAGCGTCAAGGAAGCCGAGACCGAGGAATGGCGTGGCTGGGAAGTCAACAAGCGCCTGGAGCATGCGCTGGTCAAGGGCATCACCACCCATATCGTTGAAGACACCGAGGAATCCCGGCAGTCGTTCGCGCGCCCGATCGAGGTGATCGAAGGCCCGTTGATGTCCGGCATGAACATCGTCGGCGACCTGTTTGGCGCCGGTAAAATGTTCCTGCCCCAGGTGGTGAAATCGGCACGGGTAATGAAGCAAGCCGTGGCCCACTTGATCCCCTTCATCGAGCTGGAAAAAGGCGACAAGCCGGAAGCCAAGGGCAAGATCCTCATGGCTACGGTCAAGGGTGACGTACACGACATCGGCAAGAACATTGTCGGCGTGGTGCTCGGTTGCAACGGCTACGACATTGTCGACCTGGGCGTGATGGTCCCGGCCGAGAAAATCCTGCAGGTGGCCAAGGAGCAGAAGTGCGACATCATCGGCCTGTCCGGGCTGATCACACCGTCCCTGGATGAAATGGTGCACGTGGCCCGCGAGATGCAGCGCCAGGACTTCCACCTGCCGCTGATGATCGGTGGCGCCACCACCTCCAAGGCGCACACGGCGGTGAAGATCGAGCCCAAGTACAGCAACGATGCGGTGATCTACGTGACCGACGCCTCACGCGCGGTGGGCGTGGCCACCCAGTTGCTGTCCAAGGAGCTGAAGGCCGGGTTTGTCGAGAAGACCCGCCTGGAATACATCGACGTGCGTGAGCGCACCTCTAACCGCAGCGCCCGCACCGAGCGCCTGAGCTACGCGGCGGCCATCGCCAAGAAGCCGCAGTTCGACTGGAGCACCTACACCCCGGTCAAACCGACGTTTACCGGGGCCAAGGTGCTGGACAATATCGACCTCAAGGTGCTGGCCGAGTACATCGACTGGACGCCGTTCTTTATCTCCTGGGACCTGGCCGGCAAGTTTCCGCGCATCCTCACCGATGAGGTGGTGGGTGAAGCGGCCACCGCGCTGTACGCCGACGCCCAGGAAATGCTCAACAAGCTGATCGACGAAAAACTCATCAGCGCCCGCGCCGTGTTCGGTTTCTGGCCGACCAACCAGGTGCAGGAGGATGACCTGGAAGTCTACGGCGACGACGGCCAGCCGATTGCCAAACTGCATCACCTGCGCCAGCAGATCATCAAGACCGACGGCAAGCCGAACTTCTCCCTGGCCGACTTTGTTGCGCCCAAGGACAGCGGCGTAACCGACTACATCGGTGGTTTTATCACCACCGCCGGCATCGGCGCCGAGGAAGTGGCCAAGGCTTACCAGGATGCGGGCGACGACTACAACTCGATCATGGTCAAGGCCCTGGCCGACCGCCTGGCCGAAGCCTGCGCCGAATGGCTGCACCAGCAAGTGCGTAAAGACTACTGGGGCTATGCCAAGGATGAAGAACTGGACAACGAGGCGCTGATCAAGGAGCAGTACAGCGGTATCCGCCCTGCCCCCGGCTACCCGGCGTGCCCGGATCACACCGAGAAGGCCCAGTTGTTCCAACTGCTCGACCCCGAGGCCCACGAGATGCATGCGGGCCGCAGCGGCGTGTTCCTCACCGAGCACTACGCGATGTTCCCGGCCGCAGCGGTCAGCGGCTGGTACTTCGCCCATCCACAGGCGCAGTACTTTGCTGTAGGCAAGATCGACAAGGACCAGGTGACCAGCTACACCGCACGTAAAGACCAGGATCTGGCCGTGACCGAACGCTGGCTGGCGCCGAACCTGGGTTACGACAACTAG